From the genome of Carassius auratus strain Wakin chromosome 24, ASM336829v1, whole genome shotgun sequence:
CAGTTAACTACTGCTCttccttttttattatacaaatgtggtatttaaatgatgaaataaacaCATGGGTTCACTGAGATCATCAAGATTTAACATTTAACCCAACATAAAGCCTGATTTACTGAAATCACATGATTTTGTCAGACTGACCTTATGCTCTGAAAGATTGACTCTTGATTGGTGAAGTGTGCTGAAGACTGTAGTTCTCCGTCTCTCTTTGAGCTGGGAAAGAGCCTAAAGATCACAAGTTTATCGGTCTGATGAATCTGTCCAGGTTCTTCATTTGTATGTTGTGTAGAAATGACGGTACGTgactgtactctctctctctgttcatctgCTGCAGGTCTACAAGGTTCTGGTGAGGAAGAGTGTGGACGAGAGCTGGGTCGTGTTCAGACGCTACACTGACTTCTCTAGACTCAACGATAAGGTcaggagtttgtgtgtgtgtgtgtgtgtgagggcgagagagagagagagagtgtgtgtgagagcgagagagagagtgtgtgtgagagcgagagagagagtgtgtgtgtgtgtgagagcgagagagagagagagagagagagtgtgtgtgtgagagagagagagagagtgtgtgtgagagagagagagagagtgtgtgtgagagcgagagagagagtgtgtgtgagagcgagagagagagtgtgtgtgtgtgtgagagcgagagagagagagagagagtgtgtgtgagagcgagagagagagtgtgtgagagagagagaagtgtgtgtgtgagagagagagagagagtgtaagtgtgtctgtgtgttagattgtgtctgtgtgtgtgtgtatgtgtgttagagtgtgtgtgtgagagagatggtgtgtgtgtgtgtgttagagcatGTGTGTTagattgtgtctgtgtgttagtgtgtgtgtgtgagcgagatagtgtgtgtgtgttagagcgtgtgtgtatgtgtgttagattgtgtgtctgtgtgtgagtgtgtatgtgtgtaagagtgtgtgtgttagagcgtgtgtgtatgtgtgttagattgtgtgtctgtgtgtgagtgtgtatgtcagtgtcagtgtgtgcgtgtgtgagagagagagagagtgtgagagcgagagagagatagagagagtgtgtgttagagtgtgtgtgtctgtgtgtgagagagatagtgtgtgtgtgtgtatgttagagtgtgtgtgtgtgtgtgttagagtgtgtgtgtgtgtgctccgcTGACGCGGTGTCTCTCTGCAGCTGAAGGACATGTTTCCGGGGTTCAGACTGTCTCTTCCTCCGAAGCGCTGGTTCAAAGACAACTATGAGACGGAGTTCTTGGAGGACAGACAGCTGGGTCTGCAGACCTTCCTCCAGAACCTCGTGGCCCATAAAGACATCTCCAACTGGTGAGTGTGGATTCACTGCTCGGTCCAGCATTCGTGATGCTTTATTAGACGGACGGATGTGTGTGACAGATGTGTGCTTCTCAGTGCGGCGGTGCGAGAGTTCCTGTGTCTGGACGATCCTCCTGGACCCTTTGACAGTCTGGAGGAGAGTCGGGTGAGTCTCCAGCGCACCAGATGTGATCATCTAACCCTAGCTGGACTTTCTGATACCTTAAAGGAGATGTTTGTGTTGCACATCATAGAAGACACTGTTAGCAATGTTTGATGTAGCTGGTGCTTAAGTCCTTTAACATGGGGCCAGACAatgactttaaataaattaaaggtgGCTTTAGGGTCAGATGTAGTACATCAGTTAATGTAagtgcaaatgaaacattttgtttttaaaaaatcagttcagtctgtgtgtgtgtgtgtgtccatcaggCGTTCTGTGAGACTCTAGAGGAGTGTAACTACAGGCTTCAGAAGGAACTTCTTGATAAACAGCGAGAGATAAACTGCTTAAAGAAAACACTGGAAGAGAAAGAGCGGCACATTCAGACGCTGGAAGGACGAATCAAGTAAATCCAGAACATTTGACAGACTCACAGCATCAGTGCAGTGTTACAGCAGtcagactgagtgtgtgtgtgtgtgtgtgtgtgtcagcgggGACGTTCTCACTCCAGACAGTCCGTGTTGTGTGTCCGGAGCGGGCAGCGACTGCAGTCTGGACGTAGAGTCTTCTGCTGTGGAGGCCGATCAGGAGCTGCCTGATGAAACACAGTGAGTGCTCTAGAGCGAGTATTTTTGGCTACtagtcttttatatttttttatacagtctttataaattcagcatgaaatcaaatgcatgttattggtcttattattaattattcattcatgcagttgtttaattttaattttttatcttgTATTGTTTAATCGTGTCATAACGTCCAGTGAAGTGTCAGCCATGTGTCATGTGCAGGATTCTCCAGTGGTTTAGTGTTCTTAAACTCCGCCCCGCTCATCTGCATACACTTATGAGAGCCACGCCCACAAATCCACAACTGATGCATTGAACCAGTCCCTGCcctacatttctctttttttgatAATTTGTCAGAATATAGAAGGAAACAAATCTGTTGCTACTTCTGTTTTTATTGCAGTCTTAAAGCTTGGAGAGCAGTGTGATCCGCACAAACGTACTGGactgatatctgtgtgtgtgtgtgtgtgtgtgtgtgtgtgcagggctgTGCTCCACTCGTCTCAGGGCTCTGTGTGTTGGTGTGGTCCGTCCGTCAGCAGTGAGTCTCCTCCTGTCATTCAGGTCACTGCTCTGGACCACTGAGCGTCGCTCCTCTGGGGTTATTTTGGGTGTCTGTGTGGCGGAGATGAGGACGCACCGTGCGCTGGACTCGTGTTTAACGGCGGCCAAAGAGAGACGTTCAGCCCAAAGGTCAGGAAGCAGAATCACTCCGACAGTCAGCGGCACACTGAGACTGAGATCGGCCGCTGCTGGAAAAACATTTCTCTGTTCTCAGGGTCACATCTGGTTAATTTTAGTTTGAGGTGTAAGCGAGTGAGACTGGTGTCGGGCTTCTTCACGTGTCCTCCGTTCTGACCCGGCTCCGATC
Proteins encoded in this window:
- the LOC113042682 gene encoding sorting nexin-16-like isoform X2 is translated as MASPFVPVAVPFERAPRADRAASAGSDRCFSSGPPDEQRPITPTVLGYEVMEERAKFTVYKVLVRKSVDESWVVFRRYTDFSRLNDKLKDMFPGFRLSLPPKRWFKDNYETEFLEDRQLGLQTFLQNLVAHKDISNCAAVREFLCLDDPPGPFDSLEESRAFCETLEECNYRLQKELLDKQREINCLKKTLEEKERHIQTLEGRINGDVLTPDSPCCVSGAGSDCSLDVESSAVEADQELPDETQAVLHSSQGSVCWCGPSVSSESPPVIQVTALDH
- the LOC113042682 gene encoding sorting nexin-16-like isoform X1 produces the protein MCLFTVCSLIELCATEPPSRVTFAMNKLSPQAVTAMASPFVPVAVPFERAPRADRAASAGSDRCFSSGPPDEQRPITPTVLGYEVMEERAKFTVYKVLVRKSVDESWVVFRRYTDFSRLNDKLKDMFPGFRLSLPPKRWFKDNYETEFLEDRQLGLQTFLQNLVAHKDISNCAAVREFLCLDDPPGPFDSLEESRAFCETLEECNYRLQKELLDKQREINCLKKTLEEKERHIQTLEGRINGDVLTPDSPCCVSGAGSDCSLDVESSAVEADQELPDETQAVLHSSQGSVCWCGPSVSSESPPVIQVTALDH